The Rhodococcus sp. ABRD24 genome contains the following window.
TCGCGGTCGCGGTGCTGTCCTTCGCACTGGCGAAGACCTCGATGGGCCGGCGCATTCGCGCGGTGGTCCAGAATCGCGATCTCGCGGAGACCAGCGGAATCTCCTCGCGACGAACCGATGTGACAACGTTCTTCATCGGCTCGGGCCTGGCCGGCGTGGCCGGCGTCGCTCTCACGCTGATCGGATCGACGAGCCCGACGATCGGGCAGTCGTACTTGATCGACGCGTTCCTCGTGGTCGTGATCGGTGGCCTCGGGAGGATCGCGGGCGCGGTGGTGGCGGCGTTCGCGCTGGGCATCCTCAACTCGTTCATCGAGTACTCCACCACCGCGTCGATCGCGAAGGTGATCGTGTTCGTGCTCATCGTCATCTTCCTCCAGGCCCGCCCGCAGGGGCTGTTCGTCGCCAAGACAAGGAGCCTGGCATGACCGTGCTCAGTCGCTACCGGGCGTGGGCGGGATTCGCCGCATCCGCTCTCGTGCTGCTCGGACTCGCTCCGGCCCTGCTCTCGGACTTCCGACTCAACCTGTTGGCCAAGTTCCTGTGCTTCGCCATCGTCGCGGTGGGCATCGGATTGGCTTGGGGCCGAGGCGGAATGCTCACCCTGGGCCAGGGAGTGTTCTTCGGCCTCGGTGCCTACATCATGGCGATGCACCTCAAGATCGCCGACGCGGAACTTCGCGGCGACGCGGTGCCTGACTTCATGCAGATCGCGGGGATCCGCCAGCTGCCCGGCTACTGGACGCCGTTCGCGTCACCGTTCACGACCATCGCCGCGATCCTTGTCGTCCCCGCCCTGGTCGCGTTTCTGCTCGGTCTCGGCGTGTTCAAGCGCCGGGTCAAGGGCGCCTACTTCGCGATCCTGTCGCAGGCCCTGGCGGCGGCGTTCGCGATTCTGCTGATCGGCCAGCAGTCGATCGGCGGTTCCAACGGCCTCAATCGTTTCCGCACCTTCTTCGGATTCAACCTGGCCGATCCGACGAACAAGCGAATGCTGTTCTTCATCGCGGCCACGGTGCTGCTGGCGGTCGTCGCCCTCACCCGTCAGCTGATGAACTCGCGCTATGGCGAACTGCTGGTCGCGGTGCGAGATCAGGAAGAGCGCGTCCGCTTCCTCGGCTACGACCCCGCGAACATCAAGGTGGTCGCGTACACGGTCGCAGCCTTCTTCGCGGGCCTCGCGGGCGCACTGTTCGTGCCGATCGTCGGCATCATCTCCCCCGCCGACGTCGGCATCGTTCCCTCGATCGCGTTCCTCATCGGCGTCGCGATCGGCGGGCGCACGACGCTGTTGGGCCCGGTGCTCGGCGCGATCGGCGTCGCATGGGCGCAGACCACGCTGTCCGAGAACTTCCCCTCGGCATGGACATACGCGCAGGGTCTGCTGTTCATCGTCGTGATCGGGTTCTTCCCCGCGGGTATCGCCGGGATCGCAACGCTGTTGCGGCGCCGGACCCTCGTCACCACACCCCCGCCGGATCCCGAATCCGAGCCCGCCCGCGAGATGGAGGCCGCGCGATGAACCTCACCCAGCACCAGCCGGCACTCGGCGGCAACGCCGGAATGTCCAGCCAGTACCTCGAGATCCGTGACCTGCGTGTCACGTTCGACGGCTTCACCGCCGTCGACGGCGTGAATCTCACTCTTCTGCAGGGGGATCTGCGCTTCCTCATCGGCCCCAACGGCGCCGGCAAGACGACGTTGGTCGACGCCGTCACCGGCCTGGTCCCGGCCACCGGTTCGGTCACCAAGTCCGGCGTCGAACTGCTCGGACAAAAGGTCCACAAGATCGCCCGGCAGGGAGTTGGCCGAACCTTCCAGACCGCATCGGTGTTCGATCAGCTCACGGTGCTGCAGAACCTCGACATCGCCGCCGGAGCCGGACGTTCTGCGCTGACGCTGCTGCGCCGCCGCAAGGCCGTCCTGCCGCACATCGAGGAGGCCCTCGAGACGACCGGCCTGACCCACCTGCGCGACCGCAAGGCCGGGATCCTCGCGCACGGTCAGAAGCAGTGGCTCGAGATCGGCATGCTGCTGGTGCAGGACGCCGACGTCCTATTGCTCGACGAACCGGTGGCCGGGATGAGCCACGACGAGCGCGAGGAGACCGGAAACCTGCTGCGCCGCATCGGCGGTGAACGAACCGTCGTCGTGGTCGAGCACGACATGGACTTCATGCGGGCGTTCGCGACATCGGTGACGGTGCTGGCCCGCGGCAAGGTGATCGCCGACGGCAGTGTCGAGGAGATCCAGGCCGACCCGATGGTCCAGCAGGTGTACTTGGGCACCACCGCGGCCGTCGATGTCCTCGAGGA
Protein-coding sequences here:
- the urtC gene encoding urea ABC transporter permease subunit UrtC, producing MTVLSRYRAWAGFAASALVLLGLAPALLSDFRLNLLAKFLCFAIVAVGIGLAWGRGGMLTLGQGVFFGLGAYIMAMHLKIADAELRGDAVPDFMQIAGIRQLPGYWTPFASPFTTIAAILVVPALVAFLLGLGVFKRRVKGAYFAILSQALAAAFAILLIGQQSIGGSNGLNRFRTFFGFNLADPTNKRMLFFIAATVLLAVVALTRQLMNSRYGELLVAVRDQEERVRFLGYDPANIKVVAYTVAAFFAGLAGALFVPIVGIISPADVGIVPSIAFLIGVAIGGRTTLLGPVLGAIGVAWAQTTLSENFPSAWTYAQGLLFIVVIGFFPAGIAGIATLLRRRTLVTTPPPDPESEPAREMEAAR
- the urtD gene encoding urea ABC transporter ATP-binding protein UrtD, which encodes MNLTQHQPALGGNAGMSSQYLEIRDLRVTFDGFTAVDGVNLTLLQGDLRFLIGPNGAGKTTLVDAVTGLVPATGSVTKSGVELLGQKVHKIARQGVGRTFQTASVFDQLTVLQNLDIAAGAGRSALTLLRRRKAVLPHIEEALETTGLTHLRDRKAGILAHGQKQWLEIGMLLVQDADVLLLDEPVAGMSHDEREETGNLLRRIGGERTVVVVEHDMDFMRAFATSVTVLARGKVIADGSVEEIQADPMVQQVYLGTTAAVDVLEEH